A DNA window from Parabacteroides johnsonii DSM 18315 contains the following coding sequences:
- a CDS encoding MutS-related protein — protein sequence MGRRARSYAGEIKSETFNLTDISAYFRYRKEVEGDNLLSDQTYSDLGVEELFTFADRTVSRVGQQYLYQTLRSVPQAAGEISRHEEIIRHLQADSHLRERLAKTLSHLRDTEAYSIVRLLADEQPAASTNRKVTFAILKCLPALFLLLYLLLHIPACGLFFLVAIILNAGIHYTYKPKSIDYIYSVPQLIKLLGTAEKLCKIPELSKLATDIPDALATLKPIRKTALFLRMENKLQSDMAALAWLCTELLHIFFLTEPFSFLQSVSILRNKCREIETVYRFVGLTDCLLSVCFLREHLPYYCLPGIPEERHRLASQEMYHPLIEDCIANSIDIQDRSVLLNGSNMSGKTTFIRIIGINVLSAQTLHTAFARSFLLATPLNIYSALMLADDLSEGKSFYMKEVDTIKEMISRNQKGTANLFLFDEIFKGTNTTERIAAAKAVLSYLNTHDNIIVASTHDTELATLLDKEYDLYHFSEVIEGETFFFDYKLKNGPLYQRNAIRLLEINGFPPIVIRDAYQTIEGMTKQ from the coding sequence ATGGGACGAAGAGCAAGGAGCTACGCAGGCGAGATCAAAAGCGAGACGTTCAACCTCACCGATATCTCCGCTTATTTCCGGTACAGGAAAGAGGTGGAAGGAGACAACCTGCTATCCGACCAAACCTATTCGGACTTAGGAGTGGAAGAGTTGTTTACTTTTGCTGACAGGACTGTTTCGAGAGTCGGACAACAATACCTGTACCAGACCTTACGGTCCGTTCCCCAAGCGGCAGGCGAGATCAGCCGGCACGAAGAGATCATCCGTCATTTGCAGGCGGACAGCCATCTACGGGAACGACTGGCCAAAACACTATCCCATTTGCGCGACACCGAAGCCTACAGTATCGTACGATTATTGGCAGACGAGCAACCAGCCGCCTCCACAAACCGAAAGGTCACTTTTGCTATCTTGAAATGCCTTCCGGCTCTGTTCCTACTTCTCTATCTGCTCCTTCATATACCTGCCTGCGGGTTGTTCTTCCTGGTTGCCATTATCTTGAATGCCGGAATCCACTACACCTACAAGCCTAAAAGCATCGACTATATCTATTCCGTCCCCCAACTTATCAAACTGTTAGGGACGGCAGAGAAGCTATGCAAAATCCCAGAACTAAGCAAGTTGGCGACAGACATTCCGGATGCCTTGGCCACGCTCAAGCCTATCCGGAAAACCGCCCTGTTCCTCCGCATGGAGAACAAGCTACAAAGCGACATGGCCGCCCTTGCCTGGCTCTGCACCGAGCTGCTGCATATCTTCTTCCTGACAGAACCGTTCTCTTTCCTGCAATCCGTCTCTATCCTCCGGAACAAGTGCCGGGAGATCGAAACGGTCTACCGGTTCGTCGGGCTGACGGACTGCCTGTTGTCCGTCTGTTTCCTGCGGGAACATCTGCCCTACTATTGCCTTCCCGGAATACCGGAAGAGAGGCACAGACTGGCCAGTCAAGAGATGTACCATCCTTTGATAGAAGACTGTATCGCCAACTCCATCGACATACAAGACAGATCGGTCTTGCTGAACGGATCGAACATGTCCGGCAAAACAACTTTTATCCGCATCATCGGCATCAATGTCCTGTCGGCACAAACCCTGCATACGGCATTCGCCCGTTCTTTCCTTCTGGCCACCCCTTTAAATATATATTCCGCCCTGATGCTTGCCGACGATCTGTCTGAAGGAAAAAGTTTCTATATGAAGGAAGTAGACACTATCAAAGAGATGATCAGCCGGAATCAGAAAGGGACAGCCAACCTCTTCCTGTTCGACGAGATATTCAAAGGCACGAACACCACCGAACGGATTGCCGCTGCCAAAGCCGTCCTATCCTACCTGAATACCCACGATAATATCATCGTCGCTTCCACCCACGACACGGAATTGGCAACCTTGCTCGATAAGGAATATGATCTTTACCATTTCAGCGAAGTGATTGAGGGCGAAACCTTTTTTTTCGATTACAAACTCAAAAACGGTCCCCTCTACCAGCGCAACGCTATCCGCCTGCTGGAAATAAACGGCTTCCCGCCGATCGTTATCCGGGATGCTTATCAGACGATAGAAGGAATGACTAAACAATAA
- the pdxB gene encoding 4-phosphoerythronate dehydrogenase PdxB: MKIVADNTVPYLKGIAEPIAEVNYLTSKEFTPENVKNADALIVRSIDKCTRELLEGSRVKLITSATIGFDHIDTRYCDEAGIAWKNSPGCNAVSVAQYVFAGLLTIALRKGEPLQGKTIGIVGVGHVGKEVEKLCSAYGMNVLRNDPPRAEAEGEDGFVPLDTIAEQADIVTFHTPLTKEGRFATRHLAGEDFFRKLQRKPWFVNASRGAVHNTDALLHARKEGKIGELILDCWENEPDINRKLLELATIATPHIAGFSADGKANGTRMCLENIEKFFQVKIEKIGEVVPPVPETPVIDLDRFDGNRIEQAILTGFNPLTVDRALREHPDRFEWFRANYHHPREYGAYTIVHATPEEAGLLRRLGFGIQQ, encoded by the coding sequence ATGAAAATAGTCGCCGACAATACCGTTCCTTATCTGAAAGGAATCGCAGAACCGATCGCAGAGGTAAACTATCTCACTTCTAAAGAGTTTACACCGGAAAACGTAAAGAATGCAGACGCACTGATCGTGCGGAGCATAGACAAATGTACCCGCGAACTGCTCGAAGGAAGCCGGGTGAAGTTGATTACCAGCGCCACGATAGGTTTCGACCATATCGACACCCGATATTGCGACGAGGCAGGTATCGCCTGGAAGAACTCACCGGGATGCAATGCCGTTTCGGTCGCCCAATATGTATTCGCCGGATTGCTCACGATTGCACTCCGAAAGGGTGAACCCCTACAGGGGAAGACGATCGGGATCGTCGGAGTCGGCCATGTCGGAAAAGAGGTGGAAAAGTTATGCTCGGCCTACGGGATGAACGTGCTCCGTAACGACCCGCCACGCGCAGAGGCAGAAGGAGAAGACGGCTTCGTCCCGCTGGATACGATCGCAGAGCAAGCTGACATCGTCACCTTCCACACGCCGCTGACAAAAGAAGGCCGTTTTGCCACCCGCCACCTGGCAGGAGAAGACTTCTTCCGTAAGCTCCAACGGAAACCTTGGTTCGTCAACGCATCCAGGGGGGCCGTCCATAATACGGATGCCCTATTGCATGCCCGGAAAGAAGGCAAGATCGGCGAACTGATCTTGGACTGCTGGGAAAACGAACCGGATATAAACCGGAAACTGCTGGAACTGGCCACGATAGCCACCCCACATATTGCCGGCTTTTCGGCAGACGGGAAAGCCAACGGCACGCGTATGTGTTTGGAGAACATTGAAAAGTTCTTCCAGGTGAAGATCGAGAAGATCGGCGAAGTAGTTCCGCCAGTCCCCGAAACTCCGGTTATCGATTTGGACCGGTTTGACGGAAACCGGATTGAACAGGCGATCCTGACCGGTTTCAACCCGCTTACCGTGGACCGGGCGCTACGGGAACATCCCGACAGATTCGAATGGTTCCGGGCTAACTATCATCACCCAAGAGAATACGGTGCATACACAATCGTCCATGCAACCCCGGAAGAAGCCGGACTGCTCCGAAGATTGGGGTTCGGAATCCAACAATAA
- a CDS encoding helix-turn-helix domain-containing protein → MKIDVDLPKFDIPKDFIVGDGITGDILNMYGLFPCKIKAGVFAFCTRGTIRVTINLDEHTARANDFITLLPNTFIQIHEVSEDAEVCFVAFSSRFLESINFIRTISNLIVTIIENPVVPLPGNAATIYKDFFSLLVRADNAPDSILFTDSLKPVLDLLIQGVVNMYRKFNTWKEPVLSRDKEIAREFVQLVWQYYTKERSASFYAGKLRITLPHFCYVIKKTTGMTALDIIANVVIMDAKAQLKSTNLPIKEISIGLGYSNVAFFDKYFRRYVGMSPLEYRNS, encoded by the coding sequence ATGAAGATAGACGTTGACTTGCCTAAATTCGATATTCCGAAGGATTTTATTGTAGGCGATGGTATTACGGGCGACATCCTGAACATGTACGGGCTTTTTCCCTGTAAGATAAAAGCGGGCGTGTTTGCCTTTTGTACGCGGGGGACGATCCGTGTGACGATAAACCTGGATGAACATACGGCGCGGGCGAACGATTTCATCACCTTGCTACCCAATACCTTTATCCAGATCCATGAAGTGTCGGAAGATGCGGAGGTTTGTTTCGTCGCTTTTTCTTCCCGTTTTCTGGAAAGCATCAATTTTATCCGGACGATCTCCAACCTGATTGTTACGATCATCGAGAATCCGGTAGTCCCTTTACCCGGTAATGCCGCCACTATCTATAAGGATTTTTTCTCCCTGCTAGTACGGGCCGACAACGCTCCTGATTCTATCCTCTTTACCGACAGCTTGAAACCGGTCCTCGACCTACTGATTCAAGGGGTAGTCAATATGTACAGGAAGTTCAATACCTGGAAAGAACCGGTTCTGAGCCGTGACAAGGAGATCGCCCGCGAGTTCGTGCAGCTTGTCTGGCAATATTATACGAAAGAGCGGAGCGCCTCTTTCTATGCCGGAAAACTGCGGATCACCTTGCCGCATTTCTGTTATGTGATCAAAAAGACGACCGGGATGACAGCCCTCGATATTATTGCCAATGTCGTGATAATGGATGCCAAAGCTCAACTGAAATCAACGAATCTCCCGATCAAGGAAATTTCTATCGGACTGGGCTACAGCAACGTCGCTTTCTTCGACAAGTATTTCCGCCGCTACGTGGGGATGTCACCGCTGGAGTATCGCAACAGCTAA
- a CDS encoding exodeoxyribonuclease X C-terminal domain-containing protein has product MANPRLPNITEAEQELLYEKLNIYNQGKASYKEAGCYLVVLPREGHPNYSLWFYTPLLDKRCILFIEDLKTDIIQSLRIVTSELWYANRQILITDYNEKRMSTHGDDLIAFGKYRGHFLYEILRIDPGYVNWIAFKYTPTIPKQERFVKMAQAYNCVYLDKMLKKKYQPRPTSRFLGKKGDKLSNLTLKITKVRVEDDPYRTHVIGTTPVFFVRQRLTAIDASGNLVNLTFASGNPSHASGQLPSLEHAYRPGEVLHISSARIAATFESYGIQYTRLNYVKIGK; this is encoded by the coding sequence ATGGCAAATCCCAGATTACCCAATATAACAGAGGCGGAACAGGAGCTCCTGTATGAGAAGTTGAATATTTATAACCAAGGGAAAGCCTCGTATAAGGAGGCAGGGTGCTACCTTGTGGTCTTACCGAGAGAAGGGCATCCGAACTACAGCCTGTGGTTCTATACGCCTTTGCTCGACAAGCGATGCATCCTGTTTATCGAAGACTTGAAAACGGACATTATCCAGTCGCTGCGCATCGTCACTTCCGAATTGTGGTATGCCAACCGTCAGATCCTAATCACGGACTACAACGAGAAAAGGATGTCGACACATGGGGATGACCTGATCGCTTTCGGCAAATACCGTGGACATTTCCTGTATGAAATCCTGCGGATAGATCCGGGCTACGTGAACTGGATCGCCTTTAAATATACCCCTACCATCCCCAAGCAGGAACGTTTCGTCAAAATGGCACAAGCCTACAACTGCGTCTACCTGGACAAGATGCTCAAAAAGAAATATCAGCCACGCCCTACCAGCCGTTTCTTAGGAAAGAAAGGGGACAAGCTGTCCAATCTCACCCTAAAAATAACCAAAGTACGGGTGGAAGACGACCCGTACAGGACCCATGTCATCGGGACGACTCCAGTCTTCTTCGTCCGCCAGCGCCTGACGGCCATCGATGCGAGCGGCAACCTGGTCAACCTGACCTTTGCCTCCGGCAATCCCAGCCATGCCTCCGGACAGCTGCCCTCCCTGGAACATGCCTACCGGCCGGGTGAAGTGCTACATATCTCTTCGGCACGTATCGCCGCGACATTTGAAAGTTACGGCATACAGTACACGCGGCTGAATTATGTCAAGATTGGAAAATAA
- a CDS encoding MFS transporter: MAKDKLISPSFCYILAANFLLFFAFYLILPILPFYLQDQFDADKSMIGFILSCYTIAALCIRPFSGYLLDTFARRPLYLLAYSVFMVIFAGYMIASLLSIFIVLRILHGFAFGMVTVSGNTIVIDILPSSRRGEGIGYYGLANNTAMSFGPMTGLFMHTSFSYEMIFACSLLSCLLGFIMAYLVKTPQKQPIKKEPISLDRFFLVKGAWAGISLLLLSIPYGMTTTYVAMYADEIGISVNSGLYFTFMAIGLAVSRMFSGRQVDKGRITLVISLGMYLAAASFFGLAALERLMRWNPSFTSYLYIGIALSQGVAFGTMFPAFNTLFVNLAPNSQRGTATSTYLTSWDVGIGIGLMIGGSIAQAFGGFNYAYLFGACLTILSTLFFLLKAGPHFNRNKLR, from the coding sequence ATGGCAAAAGACAAACTTATATCACCCAGCTTCTGCTATATCTTAGCAGCCAACTTTTTGCTGTTCTTCGCATTTTATCTGATATTGCCGATCCTGCCGTTTTACTTGCAGGACCAATTCGATGCGGATAAATCGATGATCGGTTTTATCCTGTCATGCTATACCATTGCTGCTCTCTGCATCCGTCCGTTCTCCGGATATCTGCTGGACACATTCGCCAGACGGCCGTTGTATCTCTTAGCCTACTCCGTCTTCATGGTCATCTTCGCCGGATATATGATCGCCAGCCTGCTGAGCATCTTTATTGTGCTCCGTATCCTGCACGGCTTCGCCTTCGGCATGGTGACAGTATCGGGCAATACGATCGTGATCGATATCCTACCCTCCTCCCGCCGTGGCGAGGGGATCGGTTACTACGGGTTGGCAAATAATACGGCCATGAGTTTCGGACCGATGACAGGGTTGTTCATGCACACCAGCTTCTCTTACGAAATGATTTTCGCTTGCTCGCTCCTCTCCTGCCTCCTCGGCTTCATCATGGCCTATTTGGTCAAGACGCCACAGAAACAACCGATAAAGAAAGAACCGATCTCGCTGGACCGTTTCTTTTTGGTGAAAGGCGCTTGGGCAGGTATCTCCTTGCTGCTGCTCTCCATACCCTACGGCATGACAACCACATACGTGGCCATGTATGCCGATGAGATCGGGATTTCCGTCAATTCGGGATTATATTTCACCTTTATGGCGATCGGTCTGGCTGTCTCGCGCATGTTCTCCGGGCGGCAGGTCGACAAAGGGAGGATCACGCTGGTCATCTCGTTAGGAATGTATCTTGCCGCCGCCAGCTTTTTCGGGTTGGCAGCTCTGGAAAGGCTGATGCGGTGGAATCCGTCTTTCACTTCTTATCTGTATATCGGGATTGCCCTTTCACAAGGAGTCGCATTCGGTACGATGTTCCCGGCTTTCAATACCCTGTTCGTCAACCTTGCCCCCAACAGCCAGAGGGGAACAGCGACTTCCACCTATCTCACCAGTTGGGATGTGGGGATCGGGATCGGACTGATGATAGGCGGAAGCATTGCACAGGCTTTCGGGGGATTCAACTACGCTTACCTGTTCGGAGCGTGCCTGACCATTCTCTCAACACTGTTCTTTTTATTGAAAGCAGGTCCTCATTTCAACCGGAACAAACTGAGGTAA
- a CDS encoding glycosyl hydrolase 2 galactose-binding domain-containing protein, translating into MNTFNVQKKSTRVLTLCGAAMASLVLWGCSGTGATADKSFERSDYYTRGIGQYPGNPEEDFSPSLAPDHSTYRNIALLRSAFASSSHDYNLVAQLATDGLVSDKQPQYLNLSTPEGDVPRREREWMIDEGPYSRNTFTGGDTYFQFTLANYSKAAGKLSLVGTVVYDDKVSKGGYEIICQGSNDGQNWTEIGKLSGSGLPGKALSYRVPVTDPNKQTDQTTTMPVRKLNETITFDKEVTYSAYRVLLKMAGAHDWVFTEANFLDRDGLVEMKPSQFFNSAWMSATAGEEWLYVDLGSRSEFDKVNLHWINKAVKGKIQVSDDAKQWKDAAELPGGDGLNDEITLNDKLQARYVRVLMQEPANGSRYILSEMEVMGKGGLVARPVASPAVSKGEMNLSGGNWRLQRASEVNASGEEISTPEFKPENWIVATVPGTVLSSYKNIGAIADPNYADNQLQVSESFFWSNFWYRDEFEVPEGFKQDRLFLNFDGINWKANVYLNGKKLGRIEGAFMRGKFDVTDVVAPGKNVVAVEIIRNNHIGAIKEKNKQSTDFNGGILGADNPTFHATIGWDWIPTVRGRNIGIWNDVFLTSTGKVTVADPLVTSVLPLPDTTSATLTAEVIVKNHDANTVNGTLEGKVGNITFQKPVSLAAGEEKTVVFDVKDFPQLKMENPRLWWPKGYGAPNLYDANFTFKVGDAVSDAKDFKVGIRQMTFNEDNHILSLFINGRRFIGRGGNWGFGESNLNYRAREYDIAVAYHADMNFTMMRNWVGMIGDKELYEACDRHGIMIWQDFWLANPADGPDPYYPEMFIANAEDYVKRIRSHASIGLYCGRNEGFPPEQIDKALRRIIKEDHPDIHYISSSADDVVSGHGPYRMLPAKEYFTLKTGNDKFHSERGMPNVMTYESMLRTFSPEGIWPQDNQWGMHDYTREGAQGCTSFNEIIAKGYGEPQSAKEFAELAQWVNYDGHRSLFESRSQNRKGLLMWMSHSCWPSMVWQTYDYYFEPTAAYFAIKKASEPLHIQWNPATDEVEVVNYSAGTHKGLTAKVQILNMDASVAWEKEATVDSNEDTTNKCIKLAFPANLSKVHFIKMVLTENGKVVSDNFYHRSLEENNYQDLRQLAKVALQSTTTVDKNADGTWSAVSVIENKTSTPALMIRLNVVGSKDGQQLLPVFYSDNYFSLLPGEKKEVRMSWKDEDTRGNEGKVLITGYNVE; encoded by the coding sequence ATGAACACTTTTAATGTACAGAAAAAGAGCACTCGTGTTCTCACCCTTTGCGGGGCGGCGATGGCATCGCTGGTTCTTTGGGGATGTAGTGGGACAGGTGCGACGGCCGACAAGTCGTTTGAACGGTCGGACTATTACACACGCGGCATCGGGCAGTACCCGGGCAACCCGGAGGAAGATTTCTCTCCTTCCCTGGCTCCGGATCATTCGACTTACCGGAACATAGCCCTTCTGCGTTCTGCTTTTGCCTCTTCCAGCCATGACTACAATCTGGTAGCGCAGTTGGCTACAGACGGCCTTGTTTCCGACAAGCAGCCGCAGTATCTGAACTTGTCGACTCCCGAAGGCGATGTCCCGAGACGGGAACGCGAATGGATGATCGATGAAGGTCCTTATTCACGGAATACTTTTACCGGAGGAGATACTTATTTTCAGTTTACGCTGGCAAACTATAGCAAAGCGGCCGGTAAACTCTCTTTGGTGGGAACAGTCGTTTATGACGATAAGGTTTCGAAAGGCGGATATGAAATTATCTGCCAGGGTTCTAATGACGGGCAGAACTGGACAGAGATAGGGAAGCTGAGCGGTAGCGGGCTGCCGGGTAAAGCGCTCTCTTATCGTGTCCCGGTGACCGACCCGAACAAGCAGACCGACCAGACGACGACTATGCCGGTCCGTAAATTGAATGAAACGATAACTTTCGATAAAGAGGTCACCTACTCCGCCTACCGTGTACTGCTGAAGATGGCGGGTGCTCATGACTGGGTGTTTACGGAGGCGAACTTCCTGGATAGGGACGGACTGGTGGAGATGAAGCCGTCCCAGTTCTTCAATAGTGCCTGGATGAGTGCAACGGCAGGTGAAGAATGGCTGTATGTGGATTTGGGCAGCCGGTCTGAATTTGACAAAGTGAACCTGCACTGGATCAATAAAGCCGTGAAGGGTAAGATACAGGTATCGGACGATGCCAAACAGTGGAAAGATGCAGCCGAGTTGCCGGGAGGTGACGGGTTGAACGATGAGATCACCTTGAACGACAAGCTGCAGGCCCGTTATGTGCGTGTCTTGATGCAAGAGCCGGCGAACGGCAGTCGCTATATCCTGAGCGAAATGGAAGTAATGGGGAAAGGCGGTCTGGTTGCCCGGCCTGTGGCTTCTCCTGCGGTGTCAAAGGGGGAAATGAACCTTTCTGGTGGCAACTGGAGACTGCAACGTGCTTCGGAAGTGAACGCTTCGGGCGAAGAAATCTCGACCCCGGAGTTTAAACCGGAGAACTGGATCGTGGCGACAGTACCGGGAACGGTATTGAGCAGCTACAAGAATATCGGGGCAATTGCCGATCCGAACTATGCGGATAACCAGTTGCAGGTATCCGAGTCTTTCTTCTGGTCCAACTTCTGGTATCGCGACGAGTTTGAAGTACCCGAAGGATTCAAGCAGGATCGCCTGTTCCTGAACTTCGACGGCATCAACTGGAAAGCGAATGTCTATCTGAACGGAAAGAAATTGGGCCGTATCGAAGGAGCCTTTATGCGGGGTAAGTTCGACGTGACGGATGTTGTCGCTCCGGGCAAGAATGTGGTGGCTGTAGAGATCATTCGGAATAATCATATCGGGGCGATCAAGGAAAAGAATAAACAGAGCACGGATTTTAATGGTGGAATCTTAGGGGCTGATAACCCGACGTTCCATGCAACGATCGGTTGGGACTGGATTCCGACTGTCCGTGGACGCAATATCGGTATCTGGAACGATGTCTTCCTTACTTCTACCGGGAAGGTGACGGTGGCCGATCCGCTTGTTACCTCTGTCTTGCCGTTGCCCGATACGACTTCCGCTACGTTGACGGCTGAGGTGATCGTGAAGAACCACGATGCCAATACGGTAAACGGTACGTTGGAAGGCAAGGTCGGAAATATCACATTCCAGAAACCTGTTTCCTTAGCGGCTGGAGAAGAGAAGACGGTCGTCTTCGATGTCAAGGATTTCCCGCAGTTGAAGATGGAGAATCCGCGTCTGTGGTGGCCTAAAGGGTATGGTGCGCCGAACCTGTATGATGCGAACTTTACGTTCAAAGTAGGAGATGCCGTTTCGGATGCGAAAGACTTTAAGGTCGGTATCCGTCAGATGACGTTTAATGAAGATAACCATATCCTGAGTCTCTTTATCAACGGGCGCCGCTTTATCGGTCGTGGAGGTAACTGGGGTTTCGGTGAATCCAACCTGAACTACCGTGCCCGTGAATATGATATCGCCGTGGCTTATCATGCCGATATGAACTTTACGATGATGCGTAACTGGGTCGGCATGATCGGTGACAAGGAACTTTATGAAGCCTGTGACCGCCACGGTATCATGATCTGGCAGGACTTCTGGCTGGCAAATCCGGCTGATGGTCCTGATCCGTATTACCCGGAAATGTTTATCGCCAATGCGGAAGATTATGTAAAACGTATCCGTAGCCATGCTTCTATCGGCCTCTACTGCGGACGTAACGAGGGTTTCCCGCCCGAACAGATCGATAAGGCGTTACGCCGTATCATCAAGGAAGACCATCCGGATATCCATTATATCTCCAGCTCGGCTGACGATGTGGTGAGCGGTCACGGCCCGTACCGTATGCTTCCGGCAAAAGAGTATTTCACGCTGAAGACCGGCAATGACAAGTTCCATAGTGAACGAGGAATGCCGAACGTCATGACCTACGAAAGCATGCTCCGCACCTTCTCGCCGGAAGGAATCTGGCCGCAGGACAACCAGTGGGGTATGCACGACTATACACGCGAAGGGGCACAGGGCTGTACCTCTTTCAACGAGATCATCGCGAAAGGGTATGGCGAACCGCAGAGTGCGAAAGAGTTTGCCGAATTGGCACAGTGGGTGAACTACGACGGCCACCGCAGTTTGTTCGAGTCCAGAAGCCAGAACCGTAAAGGTCTGTTGATGTGGATGAGCCATTCTTGCTGGCCTTCTATGGTATGGCAGACGTATGATTATTATTTCGAGCCGACTGCCGCCTATTTCGCAATCAAGAAGGCTTCCGAACCGCTGCATATCCAGTGGAATCCGGCAACGGATGAGGTGGAAGTGGTCAACTACAGCGCCGGGACACATAAGGGGCTGACTGCAAAAGTTCAGATCCTGAATATGGATGCATCCGTAGCTTGGGAAAAGGAAGCGACTGTCGATAGCAATGAAGATACGACCAACAAATGTATCAAGTTGGCATTCCCGGCCAACCTATCGAAGGTACACTTCATCAAAATGGTCCTGACCGAAAACGGCAAAGTCGTTTCTGACAACTTCTATCACAGAAGCCTGGAAGAAAACAACTACCAGGATCTGCGCCAGTTGGCAAAGGTCGCTTTGCAATCCACGACAACCGTGGATAAGAATGCAGACGGAACCTGGAGCGCCGTGTCCGTTATCGAAAACAAGACGTCTACACCGGCTTTGATGATTCGCCTCAATGTTGTCGGTAGCAAAGACGGCCAGCAGCTTCTGCCGGTATTCTATTCCGACAACTACTTCTCTT